The genomic DNA AAGACACCCAGGACAAGTGAGAAATAATTGCCTCCTTGTGCTCGAGTACCCGTGCCAGCACGTTGTTCTTGTTGGTTTCGGGGTCGTAGTCACGGATCAAGAAGATAGCACCATGGGCAAAAGCACCAACCATCAGGAAGCCCGCAATGTACTGGTGGTGAGTATAGAGAGCTGCCATCGTGGTGTAGTCCTTAGCCAAGAAGGCATAGGGAGGCAGAGAGTACATATGCTGAGCTACCAGGGAGGTAACGACACCCAAGCAGGCTAAGTGCCAGCCTAGTTGGAAATGCAGAGAATTGTTGTAGGTATCGTAAATGCCCTTGTGCCCATCACCCAGGAGACCACCAAAGGGAGTACCTTCGGGCGGACGGTGAGCAGCGAGAATTTCCCGCATGCTGTGACCAATGCCAAAGTTGGTACGGTACATGTGACCAGCGATGATGAAGAGCACCGCGATCGCCAAATGGTGGTGGGCAATATCAGTGAGCCACAGAGATTCTGTCTGGGGATGGAAACCACCCAAGAAGGTCAAAATAGCAGTGCCTGCACCCTGAGCCGTACCAAAAACATGATTAGCGGTATCAGGATTTTGGGCATAGACACCCCAGTTACCAGTGAAGAAGGGCAAGAGACCAGCAGGGTGGGGCTTAATGCTCAAGAAGTTATCCCAACCCACATGCACACCACGAGCTTCAGGAATTGCTACGTGTACCAAGTGACCAGTCCAAGCCAGGGAGCTAACTCCAAACAAACCAGCCAAGTGGTGATTCAGACGGGATTCAGCATTCTTGAACCAAGCCAAGCTAGGACGGAAACTGGGTTGCAGGTGCAGCCAACCAGCAAACAGCATTACACCCGCCAGGATCAGTAGGAAAATTGCCCCTTGATAGAGGTCACCCACTGTGCGCATCCCGATCGTGTACCACCACTGGTAAACCCCAGAGTAGGAAATATCTACAGGATAGCTAGCGCCAGCTTGGGTATAAGCCTCTACCGCAGCCTTACCAAATTGAGGGTCCCAAATCGCATGGGCGATTGGTTGCACATTGAGGGGGTCTTTTACCCACTGCTCAAAGTTACCTTGCCAAGCGACATGGAAGAGGTTGCCCGACACCCACAGGAAGATAATTGCCAGGTGACCGAAGTGGGAAGCAAAAATCTTTTGGTACAGACTTTCTTCCGTCACCCCGTCGTGGCTTTCAAAGTCATTAGCAGTTGCCAAGGCATACCAGATACGCCGCGTCGTGGGGTCTTGGGCGAGCGCCTGGCTAAATTTAGGGAATTTAGTCGCCATTTCTCTTCTCCTTCAATTATCCAAGTGCCCCAAAGCGTGCCAAGAAGAATGCCCAGGTAGTGGCAATTCCTCCCAGTAAATAGTGAGCTAAGCCCACTGCCCGACCTTGAATAATGCTCAAAGCGCGGGGTTGAATCGCAGGAGCGAATCTCAGCTTGTTGTGTGCCCACACGATCGATTCAATCAACTCTTGCCAGTAGCCACGACCACTGAACAGGAACATCAAGCTAAACGCCCAAACAAAGTGGGCACCCAAGAAGATCAAGCCATAGGCAGACAGAGCCGAACCATAGGACTGAATCACTTGGGAAGCCTGTGCCCACAGGAAGTCTCGTAGCCAGCCGTTGATCGTAATCGCACTTTGGGCAAAGTTACCAGAGGTAATGTGGTTGACTACCCCATCGCTCACCGTACCGAAAATATCGGACTGCATTTTCCAGGAGAAGTGGAAGATGACGATGGAGATAGAGTTGTACATCCAGAACAGACCCAAGAAAACGTGGTCCCAAGCCGACACTTGGCAAGTACCACCGCGCCCAGGTCCGTCACAGGGGAAGCGGAAGCCCAAATCAGCTTTGTCAGGAATCAAGCGGGAGTTACGGGCAAACAGCACACCCTTGAGGAGAATCAAAACAGTGACGTGAATCGTGAAGGCGTGAATGTGGTGTACCATGAAGTCTGCCGTACCCAAGGGCATGGGCGCCATAGCCACCTTACCACCCACTGCCAACACATCCCCGCCAAATACAGGACTGACGGAGTTGCTCACCCAGGGAGCAGAGTTAGCAATAAAGTTGGTGTGAATATTTTGAATCCACTGCGCAAAGATAGGCTGTAACTGGATACCTGTATCAGAGAACATATCCTGGGGACGACCAAACGCCCGCATGGTGTCGTTGTGCACGTACAAACCGAAGCTGTGGAAGCCCAGGAAAATACATACCCAGTTCAGGTGGGAGATAATCGCATCCCGGTGACGCAACATCCGATCGAGGACGTTGTCATAGGTTAGTTCAGGGTCATAATCCCGTACTAAGTAAATAGCGGCGTGCGCTGCTGCCCCACAGATCAAGAAGCCCCCAATCCACATGTGGTGCGTGAACAGGGAAATCTGGGTGGAGTAATCGATCGCAATGTAGGGATAGGCGGGCATGGCATACATATGATGCGCCACAATAATGGACAGCGAACCGAAGAGAGCCAGGTTAACTGCCAATTGCGCGTGCCAAGAGCTGGTGAGGATTTCATACAAGCCCTTGTGCCCATTGCCGCCAATAAGGATGGGGTCTTTGTGCGCTTCCAGAATTTCCTTGATGCTGTGACCGATACCCCAGTTGGTGCGGTACATATGCCCCGCAATGATAAATAGGGTAGCGATCGCTAGGTGATGGTGGGCTTGGTCAGTCAGCCACAGAGCGCCCGTTTGGGGGTTCAAACCGCCCTTGAAGGTCAAGAATTCACTGTAAGCAGCCCAGTTACCCGTAAAGAAGGGAATTGTGCCACTCAAGAAGCCCCAGTTCACCTTGGGGAACAGTTCCGCCATCAAGGAGGGGTTAAGGATGAACTCATGGGGCAAGGGAATTTCACTGGCAGGAATCCCCGCATCTAGGTAAGCATTGATCGGAATAGATACGTGGATTTGGTGACCAGCCCAAGCCAGAGAGCCTAGACCCAACAGCCCTGCCAAGTGGTGGTTCAGCATGGATTCAGCATTTTTGAACCATTCCAACTTGGGTGCCCGCACATGGTAGTGGAACCAGCCCGCAAAGAACATCAAAGCTGCCATGACTAGACCACCGATCGCGGTGCAGAGCAGTTGGTATTCATTGGTGATCCCCGAAGCCCGCCACAGGTGGAACAGACCCGAGGTAATCTGAATACCTTGGAAACCGCCGCCTACATCCCCATTGAGGATGTCCTGACCAACAATCTCCCATACTACTTGGGCGCTGGGCTTAATGTTGACGGGGTCAGCCAACCAAGCCACGTAGTTAGAAAACTTCGCCCCGTGGAAGTACATGCCACTGAGCCAAATAAAAATCACGCCCAAATGCCCAAAGTGGGCAGAGAAAATCTTGCGGGCGGTATCTTCTTCCGAACTGAAACTATCAAAGTCGTGAGCATCGGCGTGGAGAGTCCAAATCCATTCCGTTGTCTTCGGACCCTTGGCTAGTGTG from Pseudanabaenaceae cyanobacterium SKYG29 includes the following:
- the psaB gene encoding photosystem I core protein PsaB, with product MATKFPKFSQALAQDPTTRRIWYALATANDFESHDGVTEESLYQKIFASHFGHLAIIFLWVSGNLFHVAWQGNFEQWVKDPLNVQPIAHAIWDPQFGKAAVEAYTQAGASYPVDISYSGVYQWWYTIGMRTVGDLYQGAIFLLILAGVMLFAGWLHLQPSFRPSLAWFKNAESRLNHHLAGLFGVSSLAWTGHLVHVAIPEARGVHVGWDNFLSIKPHPAGLLPFFTGNWGVYAQNPDTANHVFGTAQGAGTAILTFLGGFHPQTESLWLTDIAHHHLAIAVLFIIAGHMYRTNFGIGHSMREILAAHRPPEGTPFGGLLGDGHKGIYDTYNNSLHFQLGWHLACLGVVTSLVAQHMYSLPPYAFLAKDYTTMAALYTHHQYIAGFLMVGAFAHGAIFLIRDYDPETNKNNVLARVLEHKEAIISHLSWVSLFLGFHTLGLYVHNDVMVAFGTPEKQILIEPVFAQWIQAAHGKALYGIDVLLSNPDNIATTAWPNHGNVWLPGWLQAINAGNNSLFLTIGPGDFLVHHAIALGLHTTTLILVKGALDARGSKLMPDKKDFGYSFPCDGPGRGGTCDISAWDAFYLAMFWMLNTIGWVTFYFHWKHLAVWQGNVAQFNESSTYLMGWLRDYLWLNSSQLINGYNPYGMNNISVWAWMFLFGHLVWATGFMFLISWRGYWQELIETLVWAHQRTPLANLVQWKDKPVALSIVQARLVGLAHFTVGYIFTYAAFVIASTATAFG
- the psaA gene encoding photosystem I core protein PsaA, with protein sequence MTATSDKPEAKVRVVVDENPVPTSFEKWAKPGHFDRTLAKGPKTTEWIWTLHADAHDFDSFSSEEDTARKIFSAHFGHLGVIFIWLSGMYFHGAKFSNYVAWLADPVNIKPSAQVVWEIVGQDILNGDVGGGFQGIQITSGLFHLWRASGITNEYQLLCTAIGGLVMAALMFFAGWFHYHVRAPKLEWFKNAESMLNHHLAGLLGLGSLAWAGHQIHVSIPINAYLDAGIPASEIPLPHEFILNPSLMAELFPKVNWGFLSGTIPFFTGNWAAYSEFLTFKGGLNPQTGALWLTDQAHHHLAIATLFIIAGHMYRTNWGIGHSIKEILEAHKDPILIGGNGHKGLYEILTSSWHAQLAVNLALFGSLSIIVAHHMYAMPAYPYIAIDYSTQISLFTHHMWIGGFLICGAAAHAAIYLVRDYDPELTYDNVLDRMLRHRDAIISHLNWVCIFLGFHSFGLYVHNDTMRAFGRPQDMFSDTGIQLQPIFAQWIQNIHTNFIANSAPWVSNSVSPVFGGDVLAVGGKVAMAPMPLGTADFMVHHIHAFTIHVTVLILLKGVLFARNSRLIPDKADLGFRFPCDGPGRGGTCQVSAWDHVFLGLFWMYNSISIVIFHFSWKMQSDIFGTVSDGVVNHITSGNFAQSAITINGWLRDFLWAQASQVIQSYGSALSAYGLIFLGAHFVWAFSLMFLFSGRGYWQELIESIVWAHNKLRFAPAIQPRALSIIQGRAVGLAHYLLGGIATTWAFFLARFGALG